TAAGTGCTTAGAAGTTCTTGACCAAGCAGATTTGCCATTAGATGATGTAAAGCCAGAAGCTAAAGAATTTATTGCAGCTATTTTATCTGGTGTTGTTATTAGACAAATGGTTGAGGCAATTGCATACGAACGTGGTCATTCATTGGATGTTCGTAGATATATGTGGCACCTTGATTATTAATTAAGAGTGGGTAATTAAATATGATTAAAATTTTTAGAGTAGATCATCGTTTAATTCATGGACAAGTTGTTTTTTCATGGGTTAAGCAATATTCTATTAATCGAATTATTGTGGCGGATGACATAGTCCCAAACAACCCAATGGCTAAAATGGCATTATCAATGGCTAAGCCAACAGATTGCGAATTGGACATTGTGCCGATTAATCAAGTTGCTTCTATTGTTGAAGCAAATCCTAAAGATCAAATTATGATTTTGGCAAAAGGACCAGTTGAAGCATTAGCAGTAACGGAGCAATTACCAGAAGTAACAGAAATTAATTATGGTGGCGTTGCTAAAAAAGACGGTTCAAAGCAATATGGTAAAACCATTTTTCTAAATGATGAAGAATTAGAAGCAACCAGAAAAATTATTGCTAAGAACATTAAGATTGTGGTTCAACAGGTTCCAGCAGTTTCTCCAGAAAAAGTGGACTTTAATAAGTAGTGAGTAAGGAGGATGAGTTATGTTAATAAAAGCAATCCTGCTAGGCTTAGTGTCGATAGTCGGCGTTATTGACTCAAGGCTGATTGGTAGACAGAATCTTGGTCGACCATTGATTTTGAGTACATTGACTGGTTTAGCGCTAGGTAATTTAAAAGCTGGCATTATTTTGGGCGCTTCGATGGAATTAATCTCAATGGGATTTGTTGCCATTGGTGCTGCAGCTCCGCCAAATATGCAAATTGGTAGTATTGTGGCTACAGCATTTGCAATTATTTCTGGTGCTAGTAAGGAAACGGCATTAGCCATTGCGTTGCCAGTAGCTGTTGCAGCAGAATTTATTGATATTTTAATGAGAATGATTATTGCGCAATTTGGTCACGTAGCCGACAAAGCGATTGATGATGGTAAATTTAAAAAAGCCCAGCATATTCATGTGATTTGGTCATTTTTATTAAATTCAATATTGTATTTTGCTTTGATTTTCGTTGCCTTTTATTTTGGCGCTAATTCGATCAAACCGATCGTTAATAGTATTCCTACTGTAATAACTCATGGGTTAACAGTTGCGGGGAATCTATTATCAGCATTGGGATTTGCTATGTTGCTGAGTACAATGCTCAGTAAAAAGCTATTTCCATATTTCTTATTCGGCTTTTTAGTAGTTGCGTATTCAAATTTGAGTCTGATTGGCTTAACCTGCTTCTCGGTTTTGTTAGCCTTTATTATGGATAAAGTCAATTATGGTGGAAAGAAGGCAGCGAAATAAAAATGGAAGAATCTGAAAAGAAAAGTTTGATTACAAAAAAAGATTTACGTAAGGTTTTCTTTAGATCAATGACCATTATGTGTTCGTGGAACTATGAGCGGCAAATGCATATGGGCTTTATGTACGGAATGGCTCCAATTTTAGACAAACTATATGCTGATGATTTGGAAGAAAAGAAAAAGGCCTATAAACGTCATATGCAGTTTTATAACTGTACACCGCAATTGACTTCCTTTATCATGGGGATTGCTGCTTCGATGGAAGAACAAAATGCTCAAAATAAGGGTGAATACGATCCTGAATCAATCTCAATGATTAAGACCAGTTTAATGGGGCCATTTGCTGGGATTGGTGATTCGTTTTTCCAAGGTACAGTTAGAATAATTACTTTTGGTATTGGGCTTTCATTTGCCAAGCAAGGCAGTATTTTAGGTCCATTGCTAGCAGTTGGATTGTTTATGATACCTTCATTGCTGACCTCATATTACGGTACATTTTTAGGTTATAATTCTGGGAACAAGTACTTAACTAAGATGTATCAAGAAGGTTTAATGGACCGCATAATGGAATTTGCTTCTATTATTGGTTTATCAATAGTCGGTGGCATGGTTGCTAGCATGGTAGATATTACGACGCCAATTAAATTTGCTGCAGGTGGAGCTAAACTAACCTTGCAGTCAATTTTAAATCAAATGTTTCCTAAAATGTTACCCTTGCTGTTTACTTTAGCAATCTATTATTTGATTAAGAAAAAGATTAATACAAATGCCCTCTTAATTGGTATTATCATTTTTGGTATAATAATAGGTGCTTTGGGAATTTTGTAAAATAAAAGTCCATTTTCAGCTTAATGTCTGATAAATGGACTTTTTTATTGCTTTATAGTAGGATACACGTATGAAAATGATGAAAAATGATAAGCCATTATATTTACAAATTGCTTCTTTGATTAAAAGCAATATTTATTCTAATAAGTATTATCCCACACAAAAATTACCGACTGAAAGCGAACTTTGTGCTCTATATTCAGTTAGTAAAATAACAGTTCGTAAAGCAATAAAGATTTTAGAAGCTCAGAATTTAGTTAAAAAGATCCGTGGTAAAGGTACTTTTGTAAAAGTTAAAAAAGAAAGTTTACAAATTGGAAAGGATTCAGTTGGTTTTACTGACTTTTTTTCAACCAAAGGACAACAATTAGAGAGCCAATTTTTGCAAACTCAAATTATTAATGAAGCTAATGAATTACCAGAAGAAATTCAAGCCAAGTTTTCGGTTCCAGTTGTCTACATTAAACGTCTTTTTATTAGGGAAGGAGTGCCGATTGGGCTAGATAATCTCTATGTTTCTGGTGAGGAATTTCCTAAATTTATTGAAAAGATGCTAACGTCAAAAGGTTTGTATAATACTTTGCTAGAATATTATGGCGTCAAGATTACTAAATCAGAATTGAAAATTGATGGCATAATGGCTGTTGCAGAGTATGCGGATGAATTAAAGTGTGCACTTGGTGATCCTCTGTTTGTTGTTAAAAAGGATGGCTATACTGCAGACAATCACTTGATCCATTCTTCTAAGTCAATTGTTAGATGCGATCGCATAGAATACAAGTTTACTATTTAAAATTGTAAATACTAGAGATTAAGAAAGACTGTTTATGATGTCTTTCTTTTATTTTAGACAAAAATATCCTGTTAGACAGATTACCATAAGGTATCTGTCTAACAGGATATAATGAGCTATCTTTAAAATTAATATTAACTATTCAGCGGCTTTTTATTAGTAATAATGATTCCTGAAACTAGCAGTAGCACGCCTAAAATTGTGTAGACAACAAAAATTGGCGTCCAGGAATGAAGCAAGCCCTGCAAGTAGCCTGATAGAGCAGGACCAACTGCTGCTAGGAGATAGCCAAACGATTGGGCTGTCCCTGATAATTGAGCTGTTTGCCTAAAGTTAGCTGACTTCTTTTGAAAGAAGACAACGCAGAGACTAAAGGCTGAGCCAGCACCAATCCCTAAAATAATTGCCAGAATCACATTGGCAGTAAAGTTTCCGGGGAATAGCAGCAATAGTCCTGCACCTACGGCAAATCCACCACCGACGATACTAGAAGCTAAAGCCATGCCGATCTTTTTCCGAGCAATAATTGGCGTCAATAAGGACATTGGCATCCCACATAATTGAAAAATTGTTGCCAATAATCCTGCCGTTGTCACGCTAAAGCCTGTGCTGGTCCAAAAGCTTGGCAGCCAAGTCAACATTGAATAGTAGAGTAGTGACTGGGTACCAAAGAAGAAGGTAATTAACCATGTTAATTGATAGTGATTAATTGAAGTAACCGTATTTTGCGTGGTTGTCTTAGCATGGTGCGGCTTAGGAACGATTCGGACAACAACTGCCCATAATAAAAAGCCACCGAGGCCAATTAAACTAAATAATGCCAGCGTCATTGGCAAGTTGATTTTTTTAACTAACGGAGCTGCAAGTCCAGTTCCAAGAGAGGCTACTAGTCCCATGGTAAAAGTATAAAGACTGGTGAAAACCGTCGCCTTGGTTGGAAAGTATTCCTGAATAACGGCAGGAAGTAGCACGTTACCACCAGAAATTCCAATACCAATTAATATCGTTCCCAGCAATAGAAAGCAGCTGTTAGGGATAACGCGTAAATAGCCGCCAATTGCTAGGATTAAAAGTGTAAAAAATAGCACTTTGGCATTACCTTGCTTAATCCCAAGGTGAGCAATGACTGGCGATAATAAGGCAAACATGACTAGTGGAATAGTTGTCAGCCAGCCGCTCATACTTGGCGCCAAGCCAATTTCGCTTTGCAGCCAGGGTAAAATTGGCGGAATCATTGTAATTGGCAGCCGTAAATTAGCGGCAATTAGTAAGATACCTGCACCAATTAAAAAATTTTTCCTTTTCACATTAACACGTTCTTTCAATTTTTTTGTTTGCTGAAGCATCAGTTAATAACTTTAATGGAAAAATAATATTTTGGCAAATAGGCTGTTTTAATAAGAGAAGCATAATTAAATTAATTGGCATTAACTAGCAATAAGTTTTAAAATGACAGTTAAAGCCACAAAGAGATATAGAATTATCGACTCTCGAGGAAATTAAATGAAGAAAAATAAATTTGTGCTTGCTTTAATTAGTGTTACTTTGTTGTTGATTGGTACGGTAGATGTGCAAAGCAATTCTCAATCCGTCATGGCAGCAACTCAAGGCTATGTTAAAGTTAAGACAAAGAAAAAGGTCCGGCTTTATTGGGTTTCTGGGCAGCATTCTAATTATTATGCTTTACCGAACCGTAAATATTCGTATAGTAGTAAAAGTCGAATTGGTAAGAAGCATTTATCTGCTTATAAAATTGGTAATAATGCACACTGGATTTTAGCTAAAGATGTGAAGATAGTTAAAAAAGCCAAAGCTGTTACCTATGTCAAAGCCCAAATGGTTTTGCCGCGAGGGTACAATCGGGCAGAGTTGCTCAAGGCCTATGAGGGTCACCCTAGTAAAGGATTTATCGCTGCTTCCATGCAAGGGATGAAGGCCAATACTTTTAGCCGTAATCATCTTGCCGAGAGTAAGGCAGATAATCAGACGCAGGTTGACTTAGACAATATAACGCCAGAGCAATTGATGACTTTATCGGATTTTTCTCTTAGATTAATTAATGAAGCTCGCAATAACTTAGGCCTCAAGGCTTGGGTGGATAGTGCTGGTACGCAAAAATTGGCACAAGCAATTGCGACAGAGTATGAACAAAATGGCAAAACGATCAAGGATGGCCATTATGTGCCGGGGATTGTCCGCGCCTGCCAAGCTAACGGCTTAAATTTGAATGACAATTATGTTGAAGATATGGCTGGCTTTTATAATCAGAAGCAAACGTTGTCGATGACCGAACTGAAGAAAAGTATTTATTTTGGCATTAAACAGATGATATTTGGTTATGTTGGCAGTGGTGAAAGTGATCGCGGTAAACGTAGTTACTATCAAGAGTGGGAACATGCTGGAGATTTGTTTAACACGCAAGGATCTTTGCACGATGGTGATTATAATTATTTTGGCTTCAGTGTATCGCGAACCGACGACATTTGTTCACTACATTTTATTAGTGTGCCGACTTACGTTGTAAAAGATAAGAAGTATAATTTAAGTTTTAAGCCATAATTCTGAAAGCTAAAAAGACAGTTTACAATTAATGTAAGCTGTCTTTCTTTTTGCTAGATAATTTTAAAAAATAAATTTGGTAAAAGCTTGGCTAATACCATCATCGTCATTTGAGCTAGTAATATAGTCGGCTTGGTCTTTAGCTTGCTGACTACCGTTACCCATGCACACACCTGTACCAGCAAAATTAAACATGGGAATATCATTGCGTTCATCGCCAAGTGCCATGACTTCGCTAGCATTAATTTTTAGCGTAGCACAAAGCTCTTTTAAGCCATTACCCTTGTTGACCTTGGGGTTGAGCAACTCGATGAAGTGTGGATCGGAGCGAATAACATAGAGCTCTTTGCCAAATTCAGCTGAAATGCTGTCTTGATAACGATCAAGTAATTCAGACTCGCCGACAAAGCAACCTTTAGCAACTGAAAAGCTGTCAGGAAATTCGTCTGGCGTACGCACATATAGAGGAGCAGTATTTTCGTAAGCCTGAAGATAGACAACGTAATCAATATTATGATTAGCGGTGATGATGTGTGAATCTTCGTCCACAACATTAAATGGTAACTTGTGGGCTAATGCAAATGCCGTCATTTTACGATAAAGTTCATTGCTAACCAGATCTTTAGTAATAATTTTATCGTCAGCATTGCGTGTAATTGCACCATTTAAGGTAACGGCGTATTGCTCTGGGCCACTAATACCTAGTTCTGTCATATACGGCTTAAGACCTGCAATTGGTCTGCCAGAACAAAGTACAACTTTGACACCTTGGTTAAGTGCCTTAGTGATTGCTGCTTTAGTGCTGGCTAAAATCTGTCCGTCTGAATTTAATAATGTGCCATCGGTATCGATAGCGACTAGTTTGATTGCCATGTTATTTCCTCCTAGCTGTTGCTATAATTACTACTATTATACTAAAATTAAACTAATAATAGTGGAGGAAAAAGAATGTCAGTTTATATTCGTTTGGCGCAAAGTGCTGATCTGTCGGCAATTATGACGATTATTAACCAAGCAAAAGAGTTGTTAAAGTGCGATGGTAGTCCCCAATGGCAGGATGGACATCCTAATAGGCAGATGTTTCAGGATGATATTATTAAAAAGCGCGCGTACGTGTTAATTGTTGACCAAGAAGTAGCAGGAGTTGCGGTCTTACAAACTACTCCTGATCCTAATTATGATGAAATTACGGGTGCATGGCAAAATATGACGACTAGATATGCAACAATTCACCGAATTGCAATTTCTGATCAATATCGCGGTCAACACTTAGGAATGATTTTTATTTCCAATTTATTGTCACGAGGAGTATTCTTGGGATTTCATAACTTTCGCATTGATACGCATGCTTTGAATAAGCGCATGCAAGGGTTAATCAAGAAGTCAGGCTATCAATATCGCGGCATAATTCAAGTTGACCCAACGCCAGATGGAGCTAGATATGCGTATGAATTAAACTTATAACAAGAAAGCAGAAATTTTACTTGACTTAGGCGTTACATTTCTCTATACTTATAAATGTTGAGTGACAAGTAAAAGCTCAAATGTTTGGGTTATAGCCAAGCGGTAAGGCACTAGTTTTTGGTACTAGTATGCGCTGGTTCGAATCCAGCTAACCCAATTAAAGTAATTAGTCTTAATGTCAATTAGCTTCAAGCGTTGGTGTTAAGGCTTTTTTGTTGTTAGGAATTAGATAAAATTAGCTGTAATTTTAAGAATTGGTGCAAAATTTTAGGCAAAGGTAGATTAATCAAAATATTCTAAAATTGGTCTAAACGTAAAAAAGTGACCCGAAAAAAGCTATAATAATTGTGTTCAGTAATTTAAATCTATTAGCTTAGATACCTCAAGAAAGCCTTAATAACGGGCTTTCTTTTTGTTTATCATTATTTAAAAAGGCTAAATTTCACTTACTAAAAGTCGGTTACAACATTTTTGAAAATTGGCTCGGTTAAAAATCAACTTTCTGAAATTAATAGAAATTAGGTTACAACATTCGGTGCATCCCTTTAGAGTGTTAAATTGTTTGTTTAAGCTAAACCGCCGTAAACCTTACTGGGTACCGAAACGTTACTGTATTATTTTACAGGGCATCAAAAAATCCTCTGCGTTAACAGAGGATCATTTTAATGACTGCCTAAAGTAATCGGCTTTAGGACTTTTTGAGGTTTGCCTCAAATAAGTTTCATTATTGGTGTGGTATCTGGGATATTAGCCAATGTTATTGCTGATCTGATTGGCGATTATATTAGACGTCACCATAAGCAATAATTTTAAAAAGGGAGCATGTGGGCAATACCACTGCTTTTTTTTATTATAGAAGCTGAGATACTGAGATGGCATTTGTAAGATCTAACCACCTAATAGTAATAAAAAATCCTCTGCATAAACAGAGGATCATTTTAATGATTGCCTAAAGTAATCGGCTTTAGGACTTTTTAAGGTTTGAAGCCTTGTAGAGCTTTATAGTTGGCTTAGTATCAGGGATACTAGCCAATGTTATTGCTGATTTGATTGTAGATTACATCAAAAATCACCATAAGCAATAATTTCAAAAGGGAGCGTGTGGTCAATACCACTGCTCTCTTTTTATTATAGCAGGAAATTGTGCCTACTTAAAATTGTTTTCTTTAACGTATTTTCCACTATCAATGCAGTAGTAATTTTTGCCATTAATTGTAACTACTGGACCTAAGACAAGCAATGAATGATTTTTCTTTAATGACTTTTGCCGTATTTTTTTGCCAAATTGATTATAGACATAAGCATTATGACGTAACTTTTTAACTGCAAATTGCGGTTTTTGCTTACCATTATACATTACGTAAGTAGCAGCAGGACACTTAGCATTTGCTTGATCATATAGGCTTTGTAATTCGCCAGTTGTAAAAATTTTGCCATTTGGCTGGTTGACGGTTCCTGTACCGATTGCTTGAATATGGTCTTTGCCACTTGCAAGGCTTGCATCAGGATAAATTCGGTGATGACCTAGCTTTAAAATGAAGCCGTTGGGATCACCAGTGTTTTTGAGCATATCTTGAATTAAATCGGTTCGCTCGAATTTATTATGAATAATGTGATTAGTATCAAAGTTGCTAAGATCAAGTTTGACTAGTTTAGCATCGTCTTGGAAGGTAAAGCGACTATGCGTGACCTTTTTGGTATTGAAGCTTGATAAATTGATAGTCCGCAAATTCTTAGCACCTTTGAACATCCCGCTCATCCGATGTAATTTCTTGGTATTAAAATTTGATAAATCAAGGTCAGTTAAACTGGTTGCACTGTTAAACATGTCAGTCATATCAGTAACTTTTTTGGTATTAAAACGGCTTAAATCAATGCTGGTTAAATTAGGAGTATTGCGAAACATGCTATTCATATTGGTAACATTACTGGTGTCAAAATTGTGTAAATCAATTTCAGCTAAGCCGCTACCTTGGAACATTTGGTCCATATCAGTTACATTTTTAGTATTAAAACTAGAAATATTTAGCTTGGCTAAGTTAG
The sequence above is a segment of the Lactobacillus sp. ESL0677 genome. Coding sequences within it:
- a CDS encoding PTS sugar transporter subunit IIB; translated protein: MIKIFRVDHRLIHGQVVFSWVKQYSINRIIVADDIVPNNPMAKMALSMAKPTDCELDIVPINQVASIVEANPKDQIMILAKGPVEALAVTEQLPEVTEINYGGVAKKDGSKQYGKTIFLNDEELEATRKIIAKNIKIVVQQVPAVSPEKVDFNK
- a CDS encoding PTS sugar transporter subunit IIC, whose translation is MLIKAILLGLVSIVGVIDSRLIGRQNLGRPLILSTLTGLALGNLKAGIILGASMELISMGFVAIGAAAPPNMQIGSIVATAFAIISGASKETALAIALPVAVAAEFIDILMRMIIAQFGHVADKAIDDGKFKKAQHIHVIWSFLLNSILYFALIFVAFYFGANSIKPIVNSIPTVITHGLTVAGNLLSALGFAMLLSTMLSKKLFPYFLFGFLVVAYSNLSLIGLTCFSVLLAFIMDKVNYGGKKAAK
- a CDS encoding PTS system mannose/fructose/sorbose family transporter subunit IID, with amino-acid sequence MEESEKKSLITKKDLRKVFFRSMTIMCSWNYERQMHMGFMYGMAPILDKLYADDLEEKKKAYKRHMQFYNCTPQLTSFIMGIAASMEEQNAQNKGEYDPESISMIKTSLMGPFAGIGDSFFQGTVRIITFGIGLSFAKQGSILGPLLAVGLFMIPSLLTSYYGTFLGYNSGNKYLTKMYQEGLMDRIMEFASIIGLSIVGGMVASMVDITTPIKFAAGGAKLTLQSILNQMFPKMLPLLFTLAIYYLIKKKINTNALLIGIIIFGIIIGALGIL
- a CDS encoding GntR family transcriptional regulator — protein: MKMMKNDKPLYLQIASLIKSNIYSNKYYPTQKLPTESELCALYSVSKITVRKAIKILEAQNLVKKIRGKGTFVKVKKESLQIGKDSVGFTDFFSTKGQQLESQFLQTQIINEANELPEEIQAKFSVPVVYIKRLFIREGVPIGLDNLYVSGEEFPKFIEKMLTSKGLYNTLLEYYGVKITKSELKIDGIMAVAEYADELKCALGDPLFVVKKDGYTADNHLIHSSKSIVRCDRIEYKFTI
- a CDS encoding MFS transporter; the encoded protein is MKRKNFLIGAGILLIAANLRLPITMIPPILPWLQSEIGLAPSMSGWLTTIPLVMFALLSPVIAHLGIKQGNAKVLFFTLLILAIGGYLRVIPNSCFLLLGTILIGIGISGGNVLLPAVIQEYFPTKATVFTSLYTFTMGLVASLGTGLAAPLVKKINLPMTLALFSLIGLGGFLLWAVVVRIVPKPHHAKTTTQNTVTSINHYQLTWLITFFFGTQSLLYYSMLTWLPSFWTSTGFSVTTAGLLATIFQLCGMPMSLLTPIIARKKIGMALASSIVGGGFAVGAGLLLLFPGNFTANVILAIILGIGAGSAFSLCVVFFQKKSANFRQTAQLSGTAQSFGYLLAAVGPALSGYLQGLLHSWTPIFVVYTILGVLLLVSGIIITNKKPLNS
- a CDS encoding SEC10/PgrA surface exclusion domain-containing protein, translating into MKKNKFVLALISVTLLLIGTVDVQSNSQSVMAATQGYVKVKTKKKVRLYWVSGQHSNYYALPNRKYSYSSKSRIGKKHLSAYKIGNNAHWILAKDVKIVKKAKAVTYVKAQMVLPRGYNRAELLKAYEGHPSKGFIAASMQGMKANTFSRNHLAESKADNQTQVDLDNITPEQLMTLSDFSLRLINEARNNLGLKAWVDSAGTQKLAQAIATEYEQNGKTIKDGHYVPGIVRACQANGLNLNDNYVEDMAGFYNQKQTLSMTELKKSIYFGIKQMIFGYVGSGESDRGKRSYYQEWEHAGDLFNTQGSLHDGDYNYFGFSVSRTDDICSLHFISVPTYVVKDKKYNLSFKP
- a CDS encoding Cof-type HAD-IIB family hydrolase: MAIKLVAIDTDGTLLNSDGQILASTKAAITKALNQGVKVVLCSGRPIAGLKPYMTELGISGPEQYAVTLNGAITRNADDKIITKDLVSNELYRKMTAFALAHKLPFNVVDEDSHIITANHNIDYVVYLQAYENTAPLYVRTPDEFPDSFSVAKGCFVGESELLDRYQDSISAEFGKELYVIRSDPHFIELLNPKVNKGNGLKELCATLKINASEVMALGDERNDIPMFNFAGTGVCMGNGSQQAKDQADYITSSNDDDGISQAFTKFIF
- a CDS encoding GNAT family N-acetyltransferase; this translates as MSVYIRLAQSADLSAIMTIINQAKELLKCDGSPQWQDGHPNRQMFQDDIIKKRAYVLIVDQEVAGVAVLQTTPDPNYDEITGAWQNMTTRYATIHRIAISDQYRGQHLGMIFISNLLSRGVFLGFHNFRIDTHALNKRMQGLIKKSGYQYRGIIQVDPTPDGARYAYELNL